A single genomic interval of Lewinellaceae bacterium harbors:
- a CDS encoding RNA polymerase sigma factor produces MATQDLPQMTDAELASAYQQDGDNRCLGELYFRYHENVLAYCIRFTHDRETALDIAQEVFLRAAERIHQLRNTRFFGGWLFRIVRNECINFLNAQTRKRAFAVNGQPLCDENEEFMEWSAAEEKEQLLLALSKAMADVDEDSRALLVEKYEDGLPIVELQSRYGISESAMKMRLSRARKRVQDRIAHIIATERIMVA; encoded by the coding sequence ATGGCCACGCAAGACCTTCCTCAGATGACCGATGCCGAACTGGCAAGCGCTTACCAGCAAGACGGCGACAACCGTTGTTTAGGCGAGCTGTATTTTCGCTATCACGAGAATGTCCTGGCTTACTGTATACGGTTTACCCACGACCGGGAAACCGCCCTGGATATTGCCCAGGAGGTATTCCTGCGGGCCGCAGAGCGTATCCATCAGTTGAGGAACACCCGGTTTTTCGGTGGCTGGCTCTTTCGGATTGTCCGCAATGAGTGTATCAATTTCCTGAATGCCCAAACCAGAAAGCGGGCTTTTGCAGTAAACGGCCAGCCCCTCTGCGATGAAAACGAGGAATTTATGGAATGGAGCGCCGCCGAAGAAAAAGAACAGCTTTTGCTCGCCCTGAGCAAGGCCATGGCCGATGTAGACGAAGACAGCCGCGCCCTACTGGTGGAAAAATACGAAGATGGCCTTCCGATCGTTGAATTGCAAAGCCGTTACGGCATTTCAGAGAGCGCGATGAAAATGCGCCTGTCCAGAGCCCGGAAACGGGTGCAGGACCGCATCGCGCACATTATAGCTACGGAAAGGATAATGGTCGCTTAA
- a CDS encoding lysylphosphatidylglycerol synthetase family protein, whose amino-acid sequence MSKAILFLKTNQKALLQVALSLLFVGLGIYFLRHERAEVQKVGAALSEAKGVWVFSGLILVAVFIAVQGLMYVYSFRAIGQGIGLGAASALYLKRNLISMFLPAGMLTNMFFFNEELEREEGIAPTQTYFASSIFSLCSILSSIIIGLPALLWLLLQSKLSGDLAVGLLAVLATLGLLGLGVRSLLKKGWLYGFLERKAPAFTEVIGQLQSQAFHARDFWIVVALSCVIEVIGIAHLYISMEALGGNATLKAAVIGYAIVLLLLMSSPFLRGVGAIEVALTYALTLFGFSTVAAISVAMLFRFFEFWSLLVLGVVILVAQRGALLLRVFPALLLFALGLVNILSALTPAAPERLKILKEFLPWAAIHASTYLVLFSGVLMLGVGAYLLRGLRNAWLMAVGLSALSLVTHLTKGIDYEEALIALVALASLIYQRKQYFIRTDLRLAKRSLFPGLVAVGGVLMFGTLGFFFLDEQHFAADFTLGQSFRQAVTTFFLSDISLSPATSFGREFLVGMNILGGATLAYIVYLLLRPLILRPPSAEDDRLQAQALLEKYGCSSLDYFKTYSDKAFWFSEDGEGFVAFRTSRSYAIALENPVCRDEAAMAEMIPAFEQWCRRNGLRAAWYRIPQSSISIYEKQGKKLFPIGENATVNLDAFSLQGGDKKGLRNVMNRLAKEGYSFHTYDPPQRDGFLQQLKAVSDDWLRETARGELAFSQGFFEEEELKKQPIFTIENQEGKVVGFVNIVPDYAPGEANFDLMRKTEDAPNGTMDFLFVNMFLHLKEQGFHRCDLGMVPMSGIDEPDNIQERAIKLAYERIRQFSHYKSLRDFKEKFGPDWQMMYLVYSAPFDLVYLPGALEQVIQP is encoded by the coding sequence ATGAGCAAAGCCATACTTTTTCTAAAAACCAACCAAAAGGCCCTGTTACAGGTCGCCCTCAGCCTGCTGTTCGTCGGCCTGGGCATATATTTTTTGCGCCACGAGCGGGCGGAAGTTCAGAAGGTCGGCGCGGCGCTGTCGGAAGCCAAAGGAGTATGGGTGTTCAGCGGCCTCATTCTGGTGGCTGTTTTTATTGCCGTTCAGGGCCTGATGTATGTGTACAGCTTCCGGGCAATCGGGCAGGGCATCGGCCTGGGCGCTGCCTCGGCGCTCTACCTGAAGCGCAACCTCATCAGCATGTTCCTGCCCGCCGGGATGCTGACCAATATGTTCTTCTTCAATGAAGAACTGGAGCGGGAGGAAGGCATAGCGCCCACCCAAACTTACTTTGCTTCCTCTATATTCAGTTTATGCTCTATTCTGTCCTCCATTATCATCGGTTTGCCTGCGCTGCTTTGGCTGCTGCTCCAGAGCAAGTTGTCCGGCGATCTGGCAGTTGGCCTCCTGGCAGTCCTCGCCACGCTCGGGTTACTGGGGCTGGGGGTAAGAAGCCTGTTAAAAAAAGGCTGGCTGTATGGTTTTCTGGAGCGAAAAGCGCCCGCTTTTACCGAAGTGATCGGCCAGTTGCAAAGCCAGGCATTCCACGCGCGCGATTTCTGGATCGTCGTCGCCTTGTCTTGCGTCATTGAAGTCATCGGCATTGCTCACCTTTATATCTCCATGGAAGCGCTGGGTGGCAATGCTACCCTGAAGGCTGCTGTGATCGGATACGCCATCGTGTTGCTGTTGCTGATGAGTTCTCCGTTTTTGCGGGGCGTCGGCGCCATCGAAGTAGCCCTGACTTACGCCTTAACCTTGTTTGGGTTTTCAACGGTGGCCGCCATTTCCGTGGCGATGCTGTTCCGTTTTTTCGAGTTTTGGTCGCTCCTTGTATTGGGGGTGGTGATATTGGTCGCGCAGCGGGGCGCTTTATTGCTGCGGGTGTTCCCGGCCCTGCTGCTGTTTGCCCTTGGCCTGGTCAACATCCTGAGCGCCCTCACGCCGGCTGCGCCGGAGCGTTTGAAGATACTCAAAGAGTTTCTGCCGTGGGCAGCCATTCACGCTTCCACCTACCTCGTGCTTTTCTCAGGAGTGCTGATGCTGGGCGTGGGGGCATACCTGCTGCGGGGGCTGCGCAATGCCTGGCTGATGGCAGTGGGGTTGAGCGCCCTGTCCCTGGTTACCCATTTAACCAAAGGGATCGACTACGAGGAGGCCCTCATCGCCCTGGTGGCGCTGGCCAGCCTGATCTACCAACGCAAGCAATATTTCATCCGGACTGACCTGCGGCTGGCGAAGCGCAGCTTATTTCCAGGCCTGGTGGCGGTGGGCGGCGTGCTGATGTTCGGCACCCTGGGATTTTTTTTCCTGGATGAACAACATTTCGCTGCGGATTTCACCCTCGGGCAATCCTTCCGGCAGGCTGTCACCACTTTCTTTTTATCTGATATCAGCCTGTCGCCGGCTACCTCATTCGGCCGGGAGTTCCTGGTTGGCATGAATATTCTGGGTGGCGCGACGCTGGCATACATCGTTTACCTGCTGCTCCGCCCCCTCATTCTCCGTCCGCCATCGGCGGAAGACGACCGGCTTCAGGCCCAGGCCTTGTTGGAAAAGTACGGCTGCTCCTCGCTCGACTACTTCAAAACGTACTCAGATAAGGCCTTCTGGTTCAGCGAAGACGGAGAGGGATTCGTAGCATTCAGAACGAGCCGCAGCTACGCCATTGCCCTGGAAAACCCCGTGTGCCGCGACGAGGCAGCGATGGCTGAAATGATCCCTGCCTTCGAGCAATGGTGCCGCCGGAACGGCCTGCGCGCCGCCTGGTACCGCATACCCCAAAGCAGCATTTCCATTTATGAGAAACAAGGCAAAAAACTTTTCCCCATCGGCGAAAACGCCACGGTAAACCTCGATGCCTTCAGCCTGCAGGGCGGCGATAAAAAAGGCCTGCGCAACGTGATGAACCGGCTGGCCAAAGAAGGCTATTCTTTCCACACCTATGACCCGCCTCAACGAGACGGATTCCTCCAGCAACTCAAGGCGGTCAGCGATGACTGGCTGCGGGAAACAGCACGTGGCGAGCTGGCCTTTTCCCAGGGCTTTTTCGAGGAGGAGGAATTGAAAAAACAGCCCATCTTCACCATCGAGAACCAGGAGGGCAAGGTTGTCGGCTTTGTCAACATCGTTCCGGATTACGCTCCCGGGGAAGCCAATTTCGACCTGATGCGCAAAACGGAAGATGCCCCCAATGGCACGATGGACTTTCTGTTCGTCAATATGTTCCTCCACCTGAAAGAGCAGGGTTTTCACCGCTGCGACCTGGGCATGGTGCCCATGAGCGGCATCGACGAGCCCGACAACATTCAGGAACGGGCCATCAAACTGGCCTACGAACGCATCCGGCAGTTTTCCCACTACAAAAGCCTGAGGGATTTCAAAGAAAAATTCGGCCCGGACTGGCAGATGATGTACCTGGTATACAGCGCTCCGTTCGACCTGGTTTACCTGCCGGGGGCGCTGGAGCAGGTGATCCAGCCATGA
- a CDS encoding efflux RND transporter permease subunit: MVDYAKYKNPLAALLAIVLLGGVFSYTRMQSGLFPNVTFPKVKIIAENGQQPVDKMMLTVTRPLEEAIRQAPGLQSIRSTTSRGSAEISAFFDWRADIDLGQQRIESRINQNRLNLPADVQITVEKMNPSILPIAGYALEGNGSQIELKNLALYTVKPFLAQAPGVADVVVTGGKTKEYHLVLNPVKMSELGITPQMAYSVLSQTNFISSNGYLQDFGRLYLTLTDVVMDDLNDLEQTIIVSSPMRVVKVKDIAEVRVEAEKEYLKIKANGKDVPLVAVIKQPDANLEEVAAGLEARVAKLNSLLPKGSRLRPYYQQADFVKDAVRSIQDVLWVGLVLAIVVVIVFLWSFKSSLVLLLTIPLTLGLALIALYALGYDFNIMTLGAIAAAIGLVIDDAIVVVEQIHRGQEEAPGQTPKELVSKAIHYLFPAMVGSSLSTIVIFLPFGLMTGIAGAYFRILTETMIITLACSFLVTWLGLPVVYLLLSRSRPSKVIKEHKTVRKRAWVRMAIRFPVFSFLFVLFLGFVIWYVAPKLPSGFLPDMDEGSIVLDYNSPPGTSLDATDLMLRQVDRVLDSIPEVTSYSRRTGTQMGFFITEPNRGDYLIQLAKKRTRTTEEVSDGIRRQVEAILPALTVDFGQVIGDMLGDLMASVQPIEIKIFGDDRRVLEELSRKVAAEVEQVNGTADVFDGVVVAGPSVSIEPEVALLKQFGLEPSDFQFQLQTQLEGTVIGAVTEPDQMTPIRMVYPQSSKTTAYGLERGQVFQPDGQLIPVSKLARIRVQPGTAEINRENLNNIGVVTARLNKRDLGSTLKDIQAAIRQNISLPTGYHIEYGGEYAQQQQAFQELLSILILAALLVFTVILFLFRKFKVAFMIVVLAVLGVAGSLTALYFTGTPLNVGSYVGMIMIIGIIGENAIFTYFQYAEYRKDAAVEEAIVSAISTRLRPNLMTAMGAIVALLPLALGIGAGAQMHQPLAIAVIGGFALAVPLLLIVLPAFLKIMER, from the coding sequence ATGGTAGATTACGCAAAATACAAAAACCCCCTTGCGGCGCTGCTGGCGATCGTACTGCTGGGAGGTGTTTTTTCCTACACCCGGATGCAGTCGGGCCTGTTTCCCAACGTCACCTTCCCCAAAGTCAAGATCATTGCGGAGAACGGGCAGCAGCCGGTAGATAAAATGATGCTTACTGTGACCCGCCCCCTGGAGGAAGCCATCCGGCAGGCGCCGGGCCTGCAGTCCATCCGCAGCACTACCAGCCGAGGAAGCGCCGAAATTTCCGCCTTTTTTGACTGGAGGGCGGACATCGACCTGGGGCAGCAACGCATCGAGAGCCGCATCAACCAAAACCGCCTGAACCTGCCTGCCGATGTACAGATCACCGTCGAAAAGATGAACCCTTCTATCCTGCCCATTGCGGGTTACGCCCTGGAAGGCAACGGCAGCCAGATCGAACTGAAGAACCTGGCCCTCTATACCGTAAAGCCCTTTCTGGCGCAAGCGCCGGGCGTAGCGGATGTGGTGGTCACCGGAGGGAAAACCAAAGAATACCATCTGGTGCTCAACCCCGTCAAAATGAGCGAGCTGGGCATCACCCCGCAAATGGCTTACAGCGTATTGTCGCAAACGAACTTCATCAGCTCTAATGGTTATCTTCAGGATTTCGGCCGGCTTTACCTCACCCTTACGGATGTAGTGATGGACGACCTGAATGACCTGGAGCAAACCATCATAGTCAGCTCCCCGATGCGGGTAGTCAAAGTAAAAGACATTGCCGAGGTCAGGGTGGAAGCAGAAAAAGAATACCTGAAAATAAAAGCCAACGGCAAGGATGTGCCCCTGGTGGCGGTGATCAAACAGCCGGACGCCAATTTGGAGGAAGTAGCCGCCGGGCTGGAGGCGAGGGTTGCAAAGTTGAACAGCTTGCTGCCGAAGGGTTCCCGGCTTCGCCCTTATTACCAGCAGGCGGATTTCGTAAAAGACGCAGTGCGCAGCATCCAGGATGTACTCTGGGTCGGCCTGGTTTTGGCGATTGTAGTGGTCATTGTCTTTTTGTGGTCCTTCAAAAGCAGCCTGGTGTTGTTGCTCACCATTCCCTTGACTTTGGGGCTGGCCCTGATTGCCTTATATGCCCTGGGCTACGATTTCAATATCATGACCCTCGGCGCCATTGCCGCCGCCATCGGGCTGGTGATCGACGATGCTATTGTTGTCGTAGAGCAAATTCACCGGGGCCAGGAAGAAGCGCCGGGGCAAACCCCAAAGGAATTGGTGAGTAAGGCCATTCACTACCTCTTTCCAGCTATGGTGGGTTCCTCCCTGAGCACCATCGTCATTTTCCTGCCTTTTGGGTTGATGACCGGAATTGCCGGCGCTTACTTCCGCATTCTCACCGAAACGATGATCATCACCCTGGCTTGCTCTTTTTTGGTCACCTGGCTGGGGCTGCCTGTTGTTTATTTGCTCCTTTCCCGGAGCCGCCCCTCTAAAGTAATAAAGGAGCACAAAACGGTGAGAAAGAGAGCCTGGGTCAGGATGGCCATCCGGTTTCCCGTTTTTTCATTTTTGTTTGTTCTGTTTCTGGGCTTTGTCATCTGGTATGTCGCACCCAAACTGCCTTCCGGGTTTCTGCCGGATATGGATGAGGGCTCGATCGTGCTGGATTACAACTCGCCGCCCGGAACTTCCCTCGATGCAACCGACCTCATGCTCCGGCAGGTAGACCGCGTGCTGGACAGCATCCCCGAAGTTACTTCTTATTCCCGCCGCACCGGTACGCAAATGGGCTTTTTTATTACCGAACCCAACCGGGGCGATTACCTCATCCAACTGGCGAAAAAACGCACCCGGACTACCGAAGAAGTGTCGGACGGCATCCGCCGCCAGGTGGAGGCCATCCTGCCTGCCCTGACCGTTGATTTCGGGCAGGTGATCGGCGACATGCTGGGCGACCTCATGGCCAGCGTGCAACCCATTGAGATCAAAATATTCGGAGACGACCGCCGGGTGTTGGAGGAATTGTCCCGCAAAGTAGCCGCCGAAGTGGAGCAGGTGAACGGCACTGCCGACGTCTTTGACGGCGTCGTGGTGGCCGGCCCTTCCGTGTCCATCGAGCCGGAGGTGGCGCTGTTAAAGCAATTTGGCCTGGAGCCTTCCGATTTTCAATTCCAGCTCCAAACCCAACTGGAAGGAACCGTTATCGGCGCGGTGACCGAACCAGACCAGATGACCCCCATTCGCATGGTTTACCCACAAAGCAGCAAAACTACGGCTTATGGCCTGGAACGCGGGCAGGTATTTCAACCGGACGGCCAACTGATACCGGTCTCCAAATTGGCCAGGATTCGCGTACAGCCCGGAACGGCGGAAATTAACCGCGAAAACTTAAATAATATTGGAGTCGTTACCGCCCGCCTCAATAAACGGGATTTGGGCAGCACCCTCAAAGACATTCAGGCGGCTATCCGCCAAAACATATCGCTACCCACCGGCTACCATATTGAATACGGCGGAGAATATGCCCAGCAACAACAGGCGTTCCAGGAGTTGCTGTCCATCCTGATACTGGCGGCTTTGCTGGTATTTACCGTTATCTTGTTTTTGTTCAGAAAATTCAAAGTGGCGTTTATGATCGTAGTGCTCGCCGTGTTGGGCGTAGCCGGCAGCCTCACTGCTCTTTATTTTACCGGAACGCCTTTAAACGTGGGCAGCTATGTCGGCATGATCATGATCATCGGGATCATTGGGGAGAATGCCATTTTTACTTATTTTCAATATGCAGAATACCGCAAGGATGCCGCGGTAGAGGAGGCGATTGTCTCTGCTATATCCACCCGCCTGCGCCCTAACCTGATGACTGCAATGGGCGCCATTGTGGCGCTGCTGCCCTTAGCGCTAGGTATCGGCGCCGGCGCGCAAATGCACCAGCCGCTGGCCATAGCTGTTATTGGCGGATTTGCCCTGGCCGTGCCGTTGTTGTTAATCGTTTTACCCGCTTTTTTGAAAATAATGGAGCGATAG
- a CDS encoding HlyD family efflux transporter periplasmic adaptor subunit, translated as MTKKHPIPLLVFFLFLAGCRQKEPADTPAETVSQLTQAVAGSPFIRSMQETLTMNAVTTYINRENIRATTTGYVQQTSIEQGSRVKKGEQLFSLKTKEAEALGEEILNRPDINISGIIPVVAKNTGVITQIFFQDGDYVVDGDVLAELAKPNSLAIKLYVPYEYNNLVKLQQPVKVQLPGGETLNGVVRRLLPSAEASSQTTPYLVSISPFRFLPENLNVAVTLSARSSNSALAVPLQAVQSNEEQTRFWVMKIVNDSLAVQHPVELGIRTDSLIELKNSQLTPADRIVVQGAYGLPDTAAITLVEKL; from the coding sequence ATGACGAAAAAGCATCCGATACCCCTGCTCGTTTTTTTTCTGTTCCTGGCAGGCTGCCGGCAGAAAGAGCCTGCGGATACACCGGCTGAAACCGTTTCTCAGCTCACTCAGGCCGTCGCGGGTTCGCCTTTCATACGGTCTATGCAGGAAACTTTGACGATGAATGCCGTTACCACCTACATCAACCGGGAAAACATCCGGGCGACGACGACGGGATATGTGCAGCAAACGAGCATCGAACAAGGCAGCCGGGTTAAAAAGGGCGAACAATTGTTTAGCCTGAAAACCAAAGAAGCGGAGGCCCTGGGAGAGGAGATACTCAACCGCCCGGACATCAATATCTCCGGCATTATCCCCGTTGTCGCCAAAAATACGGGCGTCATTACCCAGATTTTCTTTCAGGATGGAGACTATGTGGTGGACGGCGATGTGCTGGCGGAACTGGCCAAGCCCAATTCGCTGGCTATAAAACTATACGTACCCTATGAATACAACAACCTGGTGAAACTGCAACAACCGGTGAAAGTGCAATTGCCCGGCGGGGAAACGCTCAACGGGGTGGTTCGCCGCCTGCTGCCCTCGGCCGAGGCGAGCTCCCAGACGACGCCCTACCTGGTCTCCATCAGCCCCTTCCGGTTCCTGCCCGAAAACCTGAACGTGGCGGTTACTCTATCCGCCCGGTCCAGCAATTCGGCATTGGCGGTGCCGCTGCAGGCGGTACAGAGCAATGAAGAGCAAACCCGCTTCTGGGTGATGAAAATTGTGAACGACAGCCTGGCTGTCCAGCATCCGGTAGAGTTGGGCATCCGCACTGATTCGCTGATTGAATTGAAAAACAGCCAACTCACTCCCGCCGACCGGATTGTAGTTCAGGGCGCTTACGGGTTGCCTGACACTGCCGCCATAACTCTGGTAGAAAAGCTTTAA
- a CDS encoding TolC family protein, whose translation MDRTLVEFGRTMGEAGNRKLEIGKQAYGVYSEPCSDFQLPISHFTKACERLSPERPKSKTLLPWLLSALFLIGGKQLSAQVDLEYYLEQAMAQNPSLKGFTIQQKISGLEIQKIKNQFEKPQWTVTGDYLLAPYFFNNGKAMDITAAPDSKAVGYDAGVTNGGWYATQANVNYSLFTEKQSRPLVQQEELSQLGMSNQYQLLQVEINRQITADYLNAYLLQQQMDYVLQVKNQLAEQREFIRKLADRGLMRVADLELISLEIKDQDYQWNNLNIQFRQAIQMLNTGAGIVDSAFVRLDTVNLSRTEAPEVSLFLEQYRLDSLAAANNQAVFETRYVPQVDVFANGGVNAVELNNIYRKAGFSAGAHVSWLFGDGGQRQVNAQQNEARQLDAGNQARFAKRQIQNNRLNNERLLQLYSQNIQLLNGQLGNYQALLDTYRKELALGQISLMDYLLVLRAYAGLQQQKAQAEIQMLLMINEINYWNN comes from the coding sequence ATGGATAGAACACTCGTAGAATTTGGACGAACCATGGGTGAAGCCGGAAATCGGAAGCTGGAAATCGGAAAACAGGCGTATGGCGTTTATTCTGAGCCCTGTTCCGACTTCCAACTTCCGATTTCGCATTTCACTAAGGCTTGTGAGAGGCTTTCCCCAGAACGCCCGAAGTCTAAAACACTCCTGCCATGGCTTTTATCTGCTCTTTTTCTGATCGGTGGCAAACAGCTTTCCGCCCAGGTAGATTTGGAATACTACCTCGAACAGGCAATGGCTCAAAACCCCTCGCTGAAAGGCTTCACTATTCAGCAAAAAATATCCGGCCTGGAGATTCAAAAGATAAAAAACCAGTTTGAAAAGCCACAATGGACGGTGACGGGCGACTATTTGCTGGCGCCTTATTTCTTCAATAACGGAAAAGCCATGGACATCACCGCTGCGCCCGATTCCAAAGCCGTTGGTTATGACGCGGGCGTCACCAACGGGGGGTGGTATGCCACGCAGGCCAACGTCAATTACTCTCTTTTTACCGAAAAACAGAGCCGCCCGCTGGTGCAGCAGGAGGAATTGTCCCAGTTGGGAATGTCGAACCAGTACCAGCTTTTGCAAGTGGAGATTAACCGGCAAATTACAGCCGATTACCTCAATGCCTACCTCCTGCAACAACAAATGGATTATGTGCTCCAGGTGAAAAACCAGCTTGCCGAACAACGGGAGTTCATCCGGAAACTGGCGGACCGTGGTTTGATGCGGGTGGCCGACCTGGAATTGATCTCCCTGGAAATTAAGGATCAGGATTATCAATGGAATAACCTGAACATTCAGTTCCGCCAGGCCATCCAAATGCTCAATACCGGGGCGGGTATTGTCGATTCTGCTTTTGTTCGGCTAGACACCGTAAACTTGAGCCGGACGGAGGCTCCTGAGGTTTCTCTGTTTTTGGAACAGTACCGCCTCGATAGCCTTGCTGCCGCCAACAATCAGGCTGTTTTTGAAACGCGTTATGTCCCGCAAGTCGATGTTTTTGCCAACGGGGGCGTCAATGCGGTTGAGCTGAACAACATTTACCGAAAGGCCGGCTTTAGTGCCGGCGCTCATGTATCCTGGCTGTTCGGAGATGGGGGGCAACGCCAGGTCAATGCCCAGCAAAACGAGGCCCGGCAATTGGATGCCGGCAACCAGGCCCGGTTTGCCAAACGGCAAATTCAGAACAACCGCCTCAACAATGAACGGCTTTTGCAATTGTACAGCCAAAATATCCAGTTGCTGAACGGCCAACTGGGCAATTACCAGGCCCTGCTGGACACTTATCGGAAGGAGCTCGCGCTCGGACAAATATCCCTGATGGATTATTTGTTGGTCCTGAGGGCTTATGCAGGCCTTCAACAGCAAAAAGCCCAGGCGGAAATTCAAATGCTGTTGATGATCAATGAAATTAACTACTGGAATAACTAG
- a CDS encoding DUF998 domain-containing protein, producing MAASNALWIRAGLASCILAGVGQFATDYWFIRHYPGYNWLAESASRLGQVGSPVIQEVAVWGVVFAVLIILFGISFFQAFFKEGPWARLAAGMIILYGLGEGVGSGLFPVDPVGGLKARSTFLHDLFSMMGDAGLMLLPLVLLKVFPRNAHPVFFRLSWFAIISGLSLASLFTLTKMFPQESGILYYRGVWQRLYILIYHLYLVLVAFKMLPRQTT from the coding sequence ATGGCGGCGAGTAATGCATTGTGGATTCGGGCCGGGCTGGCGAGCTGCATCCTTGCCGGGGTGGGGCAATTTGCCACCGACTATTGGTTTATCCGCCACTACCCTGGCTACAACTGGCTGGCGGAATCGGCCAGCCGCCTGGGGCAGGTGGGTAGCCCGGTTATTCAGGAGGTGGCGGTTTGGGGCGTGGTGTTTGCTGTTTTGATTATCTTGTTTGGGATAAGTTTTTTCCAGGCTTTTTTCAAAGAGGGGCCCTGGGCCAGGCTGGCTGCCGGGATGATTATCCTCTATGGCCTGGGAGAAGGCGTGGGGTCAGGGCTTTTCCCGGTCGACCCGGTAGGGGGTTTGAAAGCCCGTTCGACTTTTCTGCACGACCTGTTCAGCATGATGGGAGACGCCGGGCTGATGCTGTTGCCGCTGGTATTGTTGAAGGTATTTCCCCGGAATGCCCATCCTGTTTTTTTCCGGTTGTCCTGGTTTGCCATCATTAGCGGGTTATCCCTGGCCAGCCTTTTTACGCTGACAAAAATGTTCCCGCAGGAAAGCGGTATTTTATATTACAGAGGGGTGTGGCAACGGTTATACATCCTGATCTACCATCTGTATCTGGTGTTGGTGGCATTTAAAATGCTGCCCCGCCAAACAACCTAA